CAGAGCATGACCGAATTCATGAATGGTTGTTCTGCTAAACTCTGCATCACTTGTTGAGTCATTAAACCAACCGAAGTTCATTGTTTCTTTATTGGAAGCTATACTAAGAGCATCTTTTCCTATATATGAATAAGACCCTGCATTAGCGGTAAAAGTAACGCGGATCTGTGCTGTTCCACTGGTAATAAAATTGAATTTGATGTTGGCATATTGGGACCATTCATTAGCATATTGCATTACTTTATTACGAACTTTAGTGGTTCCGCCATTAAGACTTACAGTGATCACACTGCCATTCGGCCATTTTTTACTGGTAACAACTGCTCCTTTTGAAGCTGCTCCTGGAGAATATTCCTGTCCGGGAAGATAAACATCTTTACACATATGTGTGTTTTCGAAACCTGCGGGGATATCTGCCGGGGATATAGCTTGCAGCATGGAGATTCCTGGTTCTTGTGGTTTTTTTTCTTCTATGTTGTCATTTGTAGTATTACATGATACTATAGCCATTGAAATAAATGATCCTAATAAGATCTTCTTGTGTAATTCCATAATACTGATATTTTTATGTTGGTTTGTTTTTTTACAAGTAGAAGAAATAAATAATCCATTTTGTGTGAATTAAAACTATGATAAAAAACAAGATTCTCTCAAATTTTCTTTTGTAAATTAAAATTTTAGGATGTCTACACAGGTACTACATTGAGCTGTGTTGCCTTTCAATAAAGGGATGTAGTTGATGTGAAATTATGCGTTTTAATTTTATAGGTTCTCGTTTTGACATCATTATTAAGTGAATTAAACCAAATATGGGGTTATTTCGAGTGTGAAATTCTCTAAATTAATTCCGTTTTCTTGTGTTTTTGTCAAGTGAAATTGATATTTGTTAATTTAAGTATAATATTGTTTCGTCGCTGCTCACCGTCTGTTGCTCCAATACAATAAAATTCTTTCAAGGACATTCCCAACCTACAAAGCCAAAGCCTGATTTTCCAAACTGTCCTAAAAAGATCGCCGGAAAGAACAGCGATGATCCGAAAAGGAAATTATAAGTACTGAATTTGTTAATAGAATAGGAGAGAAATGATATTCCTCAAAGTGGACATAATCATATTCTTAAAGATTATTTTTTGAAATAATCCTTCCATATCTCTGATACTTACAAGAATGAAAGGTATATGCATAAAAAAATCCTCGAATGACTTCGAGGATAAAAACTAATAACCATGAAAACTCAAATTAAACATGAGAATCGGGTGCAAATTTAAAACAAAATAAGTTATTGGGCAATTGGAGTTATCAATAAGTTATATTGTGAATTTCGTTTGCTTTTTAAGAAACTAAGTTGAAGGAGAAAAAAGAGATAGGAGAAGGAGGGAATCAAACCCAAAATGGAATTAGAGAACCAGGACTTGTTCTCATTTTTTGAAAAGTCTCAGGAAGAATTATCGAGCATAAATAGGGCCTGGAAGTTTTTAAAAGCTTCCAGGCTTATTGTATCATAGTCTCAAAATGATCTAAGTGGTAAAATTCTGTGAATTCTACAGTGATGTCATCATTGGAAACGTTCGTAAACAGTTCCATGAAGAATATAAATTGATAAGATTGACTCAAAAAGATAGAGAGTCAATGAAAAATCAATTGCAAAAATTATTAATTAAGATTATAGTTTGTAATCACCAGGCTCAATATAAAATGTACATAATTCTGATCCGTTTCCTGTCTGTTAATCAGCTTGTTTTTATATTCGTAAGAATTTAATGCCTGTGTTAATTTCTGATAAGTCTCAAAATTGTCATCTTTAATTTTCACTCTTATATTGCCATCTTTCCTGTTAATGAGTTGATTATCTAAGGTTCTTACTTTAAATAAAACGTTAGATAATTTCGGACGGAAATTCATTGCCCCGATATATCTTTCAACAATATTGATTTTGAATGTATCAAATATGATGTTGTGAAAAACAATTTTAGAGTTAGGCTCCTGAGTATTGAGCTCGAGCTTATAATTCATTATAATTTAAATTTTAGTAAAAATTAGGCTTAATTATACCAATAATAAAGCCTTGTTAATAGATCATTCCCATAATCAGAATAACACATAATCCGTTATTGGAATTAATGAGTAAAGATAAAGTATTTTATTGATAAAAAAGTATGAGAAGATTAAATATAATGGATTTATGATGACATGTTGTAGGTAATGAAGTCGCGAAATAGGTTACTGTACGGTCATTTGAAAATTATTTTTAGGATTTAAATATTTCAACTGGAAGAAAATATTTAAATTTATAGGTCTCTACTGCATTTCTAAAACATTCAAAAAACTAATAAAAAAGTTGAAGAAAACATTAAGTACAATGCTTGTCATTTTAGCAGGCTTAAAATTATGTGCACAAAATACCTATGTATTTTTTGGGTCATTTAATCATGATAAAGAAACCGAAGGAATTTACGTATATGAATTAGATACCCTCAAAGGAAAACTATCAAAAGTAACATCCGTTAAAGGGGTCTTAAATCCATCATTTCTGACATTGTCTACAGATGGGAAATATGTTTTTGCCTGTACGGAGAGTAAAACGAAAAATGCAGGAAGTGTGAGCAGTTTTGAGTTTAATCCAGAGAAAAAATCTCTTATTTTTATCAATAGCCAGAAGAGTGGTGGAGAAAATCCCGTTTATCTTACAGTTCATAAGAGCGGAAAATGGTTGATTAATGGAAATTATACCGAAGGAAGTGCTTCTGTTTATCCCATTTCAGAAAATGGATGGATACAACCGAAAGTTCAGAATTTTCAATTTTCAGAAGGAAGTGTAAATCCGGACAGACAGGATCGGGCTCATATTCATTCAACAGTTTTTTCTCCTGATTTTAAGTATGTATTTTTACCAGATCTGGGAGCCGATAAAATCAGAACCTATAAATTTGAAGCCGATAAAAAAGAACCATTGACAGAAGCTGAAAAATCTTTCACGTCAACCCCTTTAGGGAGTGGACCAAGGCATTTTACTTTTCATCCCAATGGAAAATTTGGCTATTGTATTGAAGAAATGGGTGGTGCCATAAGTGTTTACCAGTATGATAACGGAAAACTGGAACCTATTCAGAGAATCAATACCCATTCCGATCAGTTTAAAAATGACTTTGAAAGTTCAGATATTCATATTTCTCCGGATGGACGCTATCTGTATGCTTCAAACCGAGGAAAGGAAAATAACATAGCCATATTTTCAATTTTGAATGACGGGACATTGAAAACGGTAGGGTATCAATCTACAAAAGGAAATCATCCAAGAACCTTTACGATTGACAGCACTGGAAAGTTTTTAATTGTAGCTCATCCGGTAAGCGGAACTGCCGTTGTCTTTAAGCGGAATTCAGAAACAGGATTACTGAAAAAAGTAGGCAGGAAAGTGAAATTGAACGGAGTTTCTACCGTTCAGATTAGAAAATATTAATGCCGAATGAATTGAAATTTAAAGTAATGAATTTCAATAATGAGGAATAGATTTTGCTGTTGTAATACTAATTTTATGACGTTTAATTAACTTTTACACCATGTCTGAAATTGCATTAAAAAGAGTATATGAAACTCCTTCTCCTCATGATGGCTATCGGGTTCTTGTAGACCGTTTATGGCCTCGTGGACTGACTAAAGAAGAAGCAGATATTGATGAATGGAACAAAGATCTTGCGCCTTCTTCCGAATTGAGAAAATGGTTTCATCATGATCCTGAACGATGGAAAGAATTTTCAGAAAAATATCTGAAAGAGCTCCATGAAAATAAGCCTGGAAAGGAGTTTCTGGAACAGCATAAAGGCCAGGAAAAGATCACATTGGTATATGCCGCAAAAGACGAAGAACATTGTCATCCCCTTATTTTAAAAAGTTATTTAGAAAGCCTGAAGTAAATTAACGTTGCCCTATCCTGAGTGAAACGCCTCTGCCATCCTTTATAA
This Chryseobacterium sp. G0162 DNA region includes the following protein-coding sequences:
- a CDS encoding prevent-host-death protein; the protein is MNYKLELNTQEPNSKIVFHNIIFDTFKINIVERYIGAMNFRPKLSNVLFKVRTLDNQLINRKDGNIRVKIKDDNFETYQKLTQALNSYEYKNKLINRQETDQNYVHFILSLVITNYNLN
- a CDS encoding lactonase family protein codes for the protein MLVILAGLKLCAQNTYVFFGSFNHDKETEGIYVYELDTLKGKLSKVTSVKGVLNPSFLTLSTDGKYVFACTESKTKNAGSVSSFEFNPEKKSLIFINSQKSGGENPVYLTVHKSGKWLINGNYTEGSASVYPISENGWIQPKVQNFQFSEGSVNPDRQDRAHIHSTVFSPDFKYVFLPDLGADKIRTYKFEADKKEPLTEAEKSFTSTPLGSGPRHFTFHPNGKFGYCIEEMGGAISVYQYDNGKLEPIQRINTHSDQFKNDFESSDIHISPDGRYLYASNRGKENNIAIFSILNDGTLKTVGYQSTKGNHPRTFTIDSTGKFLIVAHPVSGTAVVFKRNSETGLLKKVGRKVKLNGVSTVQIRKY
- a CDS encoding M12 family metallopeptidase gives rise to the protein MELHKKILLGSFISMAIVSCNTTNDNIEEKKPQEPGISMLQAISPADIPAGFENTHMCKDVYLPGQEYSPGAASKGAVVTSKKWPNGSVITVSLNGGTTKVRNKVMQYANEWSQYANIKFNFITSGTAQIRVTFTANAGSYSYIGKDALSIASNKETMNFGWFNDSTSDAEFSRTTIHEFGHALGMIHEHQHPLAAIPWDKPKVYAYYAGAPNYWTQAQVDNNLFAKYSTSQTQYSAYDKLSIMHYSISSTLTTNGFSVGNNTVLSPTDKQFIATVYPK
- a CDS encoding DUF488 domain-containing protein, giving the protein MSEIALKRVYETPSPHDGYRVLVDRLWPRGLTKEEADIDEWNKDLAPSSELRKWFHHDPERWKEFSEKYLKELHENKPGKEFLEQHKGQEKITLVYAAKDEEHCHPLILKSYLESLK